A portion of the Cololabis saira isolate AMF1-May2022 chromosome 17, fColSai1.1, whole genome shotgun sequence genome contains these proteins:
- the anapc1 gene encoding anaphase-promoting complex subunit 1 isoform X2: MSEVVYEDTATMIAAGELQSFVPFGREHCRNHPNAFNLQLRELQPASELWASDGAAGLVGSLREVSLQEREREWWQLRKGCTAVKEGDVELEEELYAAGNVVVWSKGSRTQGSSVYKAFTVDSAVQQALWCDFAVPKNTDEEEIEHTVCIVQSTCVNVHTVTGKDFISPLPFQVSNVWATKFGLLLERKNANDISPGEALPTVFSMLHPLDEIAPVVCKPSGVFEGSCVQYVSDSTMNIVFTCCQPSIVVSYDTIQGIHSVWALRKVTNDERFTVLRCPTESAGTPLNLISSGILTSHLRHISRLDSPGGSGATGHGPGIGASCAVGSPLHYSALHSHQSRIMTSSPAAHSRVHSPSISNMAALSRAHSPGMAAPSFSGVARFNTSFHSPSPRGHRGLLSSPNSSVNETILVPEMEPIIPDLCMEKLWSETVTAGRHREMSSQASKVFLTSDLCENRYLCFLVESHQQLRCVKLMESYDMTQLIFATVTTISAKDAQPLQNIDAMLVLEACGSLVLYTGITRVSKVFVPGLLSPPFSLINHFPHRSTPVEHVSTPTNAGSRHIQRRDEDVMPSPVSESSGPNMKHHEASFLEDYTFQQATPYIHALRDPVCNRVTLELSSSTMLRISIPEIATSELVRKCLQAIRFILSKEAAMKVLVKWYNIYNAPGGPSAHAEWNLFVTCFMTLMGYNTERLAWMRHLHFEVPLSPVIAAKKARPSDRGSDEDWDYLLASQYHQQMNSQLVRSSPEPSGTNNMVTTGNEGLSSLSSPSSPTLKLDVSAPLFPHIPALFYVLHLLYQDLQLDELQRARASSLVCLLQQLARDLQLEEYVDLYWRDYPSLISCFTESCIIDEAMIGQMQRPSFLRSEPPCVFSWLSSCLRGKENPPFPYLPGICQRTRLLVLSYALYIIGDHNATSTDVSKYIVKVSSGHRLSIGELHFKRKSIVKVRFTNESLAEQLVDWLTSQGFTLKDLESVPFGVALPIREAIYRCREQPCSDWSEEVCLLIGRQDLTKQAHKMTVAKSKASVGSGLSLEPPATTEADEEEDGMSDIIQEVTGLIWSQDLRVQEVRRLLQSSRPVRVSVVQLPEVSDHEYIEEKENKLLQLCQRTMALPVGRGLFTLFSYHPVPTEPLPVPKLNLTGRAPPRNTMVDLNSGNIDVPPNMTSWPSFHNGVAAGLKIAPASQVDSAWIAYNKPKSPELANEYAGFLMALGLNGHLTKLATLNIHDYLTKGHEMTSIGLLLGVSSAKLGTMDMSITRLLSIHIPALLPPTSTELDVPHNVQVAAVIGIGLVYQGTGHRHNAEVLLSEIGRPPGPEMEYCTDRESYSLAAGLALGMVCLGHGSNLIGMTDLNVPEQLYQYMVGGHRRAQVGASRERHKSPSYQIKEGDTINVDVTCPGATLALAMIYLKTNNRSIADWLKPPDTWFLLDFIKPEFLLLRTLARCIIMWDEILPNTEWVKSNIPQIMRGNFDTSEDINMEAMAQAQDYITAGACMALGLRFAGSANSDAFDCLYEFAETFMKIISFAGTATVGATGYYNLHTSLSMILLAMSMVMSGTGNLKVLQLCRFLHKRTGAEMNYGFHMAHHMALGLLFLGGGRYTLSTSNSAIAALLCALYPHFPAHSTDNRYHLQALRHLAVLAAEPRLLVPVDVDSLKPCYALLEVTYKETKWYDETTVELMAPTMLPELHLLKRVKVKGPRYWELSVDLSKETQHLKSILSRGGVLYVKLRAGQLPYKDDPHGWKSLLATTVNHRNSRVRAFKPEAISTFTSEPALISFAEFFCKTSEGMKHRKDTLVLFSAMLYECVTQECPEMLPTYIAIEQAVGALRHRELLQTFPLWQLRLVVDFWNSRMLRPPGNHHDTLLTSEFLPVMKNAVDVALDNWLKDNNSVLRSYVRGEVLSKDAQSVMLACFLVYRSIPCLKKSHTQLEGCSSFGDVLSCSSQLDIPLRDVLRLVPVLLGSASGPETLPGFPLEALSS; this comes from the exons AAGGAAGGGCTGTACAGCGGTCAAAGAGGGCGATGTGGAGTTGGAAGAGGAGCTCTATGCAGCAGGAAACGTGGTTGTTTGGAGCAAAGGGAGTCGCACACAAGGCTCCAGTGTCTACAAGGCCTTCACCGTCGACAGTGCAGTGCAGCAG GCTTTATGGTGTGACTTCGCTGTTCCTAAAAACACTGATG AGGAAGAAATTGAGCACACAGTGTGCATTGTTCAGAGTACTTGTGTCAATGTTCATACCGTGACGGGGAAGGATTTCATCTCACCATTACCGTTTCAG GTCTCAAATGTCTGGGCGACCAAGTTTGGTCTATTGTTGGAACGAAAAAATGCGAATGACATCTCCCCTGG GGAAGCTCTGCCTACAGTGTTCAGCATGCTGCATCCTTTAGACGAGATTGCACCAGTTGTTTGCAAACCATCAG GTGTGTTTGAAGGCTCCTGTGTCCAGTACGTGTCTGACTCCACTATGAACATAGTTTTCACCTGCTGCCAGCCCTCTATAGTTGTATCTTACGACACTATACAGGGAATACACTCTGTCTGGGCTTTGCGGAAAGTAACGAATGAT GAGCGTTTCACAGTCCTAAGGTGTCCAACAGAATCAGCTGGGACACCACTGAATCTTATTTCTTCGGGCATTCTGACATCTCATTTGCGTCATATATCCCGCCTTGATTCCCCTGGTGGCAGTGGAGCAACTGGACACGGTCCTGGAATTGGAGCAAG TTGCGCTGTTGGCTCTCCTTTGCACTACAGCGCTCTTCACAGCCACCAGAGCAGGATCATGACATCCTCACCAGCGGCACACTCCCGAGTACATTCTCCAAGCATATCCAACATGGCTGCCCTAAG TCGTGCACACTCTCCGGGGATGGCAGCTCCATCCTTTTCTGGTGTGGCACGTTTCAACACATCTTTCCACAGCCCATCTCCCAGGGGCCACCGTGGCTTGCTATCGTCGCCTAACAGCAGTGTCAACGAGACGATTCTAGTGCCGGAGATGGAGCCCATCATACCCGACCTCTGCATGGAGAAGCTGTGGAGTGAGACGGTGACGGCTGGCCGTCACAG GGAGATGAGCAGTCAGGCATCTAAAGTATtcttgacctctgacctctgcgaGAACCGCTACCTCTGTTTCCTGGTGGAGTCGCATCAACAGCTCAG ATGTGTAAAGTTAATGGAGAGCTATGATATGACTCAGCTTATCTTCGCAACCGTCACAACCATTTCTGCCAAAGATGCACAGCCCCTACAG AATATAGATGCTATGTTGGTTCTGGAGGCCTGTGGCAGTCTGGTCCTTTATACAGGGATCACCAGG GTCAGTAAAGTGTTTGTTCCTGGTCTACTGTCGCCTCCCTTCAGCTTGATCAACCACTTCCCTCACCGCAGCACGCCGGTGGAACATGTTAGCACACCAACTAATGCTGGCAGCAGGCACATCCAAAGACGTGACGAG GATGTTATGCCTTCGCCGGTGTCGGAGAGTAGCGGCCCAAACATGAAACACCATGAAGCCTCATTTTTGGAAGATTACACCTTTCAACAAGCTACACCCTATATCCACGCTTTGAGGGACCCTGTTTGTAACCGTGTCACTCTG gaATTGAGCAGTAGCACAATGCTGAGGATCTCTATTCCTGAGATTGCTACTTCAGAACTGG TGAGGAAGTGTCTTCAGGCAATCCGATTCATCCTGTCAAAGGAAGCTGCCATGAAG GTTTTGGTTAAGTGGTACAACATCTACAATGCTCCTGGTGGTCCGAGTGCTCATGCAGAGTGGAACCTGTTTGTCACCTGTTTTATGACACTAATGGGCTACAACACCGAGCGTCTGGCTTGGATGCGACAT CTGCATTTTGAAGTGCCCCTTTCTCCAGTGATTGCAGCCAAGAAGGCTCGTCCCTCTGACAGAGGATCTGATGAG GACTGGGATTACTTGTTGGCATCTCAGTACCATCAGCAGATGAATTCCCAGCTAGTCCGCAGTTCTCCTGAACCCAGCGGCACCAATAATATGGTCACCACAGGAAATGAAGGCCTTTCCTCT CTGTCTTCTCCCTCAAGTCCAACTCTTAAGTTGGACGTTTCTGCCCCTCTGTTCCCTCATATTCCTGCCCTTTTCTATGTTCTCCATCTGCTTTATCAGGACCTGCAGCTGGATGAGCTGCAAAGAGCGAGAGCCTCCTCACTAGTGTGTCTGCTGCAACAGCTGGCcag AGACCTTCAGCTGGAAGAGTATGTTGATCTGTACTGGAGAGACTACCCTTCATTAATTAGTTGCTTTACTGAGAGCTGCATCATTGATGAGG CTATGATTGGTCAGATGCAGCGTCCATCTTTCTTGAGGTCTGAGCCTCCTTGTGTTTTCAGCTGGCTCAGTAGCTGCTTGAGAGGGAAGGAGAACCCACCTTTCCCCTACCTGCCTGGCATCTGTCAGAGGACCAGGCTGCTAGTTCTG AGTTATGCTCTCTACATCATCGGAGATCATAATGCCACTTCAACAGATGTATCAAAGTACATAGTCAAAGTCTCTTCAG GCCATAGGTTGTCCATCGGTGAACTGCACTTCAAAAG aaagAGCATTGTCAAAGTTAGGTTTACCAATGAGAGTTTGGCTGAGCAGCTGGTGGACTGGCTCACTTCACAGG GTTTCACCCTGAAGGACTTGGAGTCCGTCCCCTTTGGCGTGGCTCTGCCCATCAGAGAGGCCATCTATAGATGTCGTGAGCAGCCGTGTTCTGACTGGTCAGAGGAAGTCTGTCTGCTGATTGGAAGACAGGACCTAACCAAACAAGCACACAAGATGACCGTAGCCAAGAGCAAAGCT TCTGTAGGTTCAGGACTGTCCTTGGAGCCTCCTGCAACCACAGAAGctgatgaggaggaagatgggATGTCGGACATAATTCAAGAA GTCACAGGACTGATCTGGAGTCAAGATCTTCGCGTGCAGGAGGTCAGGAGGCTACTGCAGAGCTCCAGGCCTGTCCGGGTCAGTGTTGTCCAGCTACCGGAGGTTTCTGACCATGAGTACATAGAAGAGAAGGAGAACAA ACTCCTGCAGTTGTGTCAGAGGACAATGGCTCTTCCAGTTGGCAGAGGCCTGTTCACGCTCTTCTCCTATCACCCTGTACCAACTGAACCTTTACCTGTACCGAAGCTCAATCTTACAG GTCGTGCACCCCCCAGGAATACTATGGTAGATCTCAACAGTGGGAACATCGATGTTCCTCCCAACATGACCAGCTGGCCAAGCTTCCATAACGGAGTAGCGGCCGGACTCAAAATAGCACCTGCTTCACAG GTGGACTCAGCCTGGATTGCCTACAACAAGCCAAAGAGCCCTGAGCTGGCAAACGAGTATGCAGGGTTCCTTATGGCGCTCGGGCTCAACGGACACCTCACCAAGCTGGCTACGCTCAACATACACGACTACCTCACTAAG GGCCATGAGATGACCAGCATCGGGCTTCTACTGGGTGTGTCTTCAGCCAAACTGGGCACGATGGACATGTCAATCACCCGCCTACTCAGTATACACATCCCTGCCCTTCTCCCGCCCACCTCCACTGAGCTGGATGTGCCGCACAATGTTCAG GTTGCTGCTGTTATTGGGATTGGGCTGGTGTACCAGGGAACAGGACACAGACACAACGCTGAAGTCTTGCTGTCTGAAATAG GTCGGCCTCCTGGTCCAGAGATGGAGTACTGCACCGACCGAGAGTCTTATTCACTTGCTGCTGGACTCGCCCTGGGCATGGTCTGCCTTGGG CACGGCAGCAACCTGATTGGAATGACGGACCTGAATGTGCCTGAGCAGCTGTACCAGTACATGGTCGGCGGCCACCGCAGAGCTCAGGTCGGGGCCAGCCGGGAGAGACACAAGTCGCCCTCCTACCAGATCAAG GAGGGGGACACAATAAATGTGGACGTGACGTGTCCAGGGGCCACGCTGGCCCTCGCCATGATCTACCTCAAGACCAACAACAG GTCGAttgctgattggctgaaaccTCCAGACACGTGGTTCCTGCTGGACTTCATTAAGCCAGAGTTTCTGCTGCTGAGG ACTCTTGCTCGGTGTATTATTATGTGGGATGAAATCCTCCCTAATACTGAGTGGGTCAAGAGTAACATACCCCAG ATCATGAGGGGTAATTTTGACACGTCAGAAGACATTAACATGGAGGCAATGGC CCAAGCCCAAGATTACATTACAGCCGGAGCCTGTATGGCGTTAGGCTTGCGCTTTGCCGGCTCTGCCAATTCTGATGCCTTCGACTGCCTCTACGAGTTTGCCGAGACTTTCATGAAGATCATTTCTTTTGCTGGTACAGCTACTGTGGGTGct ACAGGTTATTACAACCTCCATACCAGTTTGTCGATGATTCTGCTGGCTATGTCCATGGTGATGTCAGGGACGGGGAATCTAAAAGTCCTGCAGCTCTGCCGCTTCCTCCACAAGCGAACCGGGGCTGAGATGAACTATGGCTTCCACATGGCTCATCACATGGCACTCGGTCTGCTCTTTCTGGGTGGGGGCAG GTACACCCTCAGCACCTCCAATTCAGCCATTGCTGCTCTGCTATGTGCCTTGTATCCACACTTCCCTGCTCACAGCACTGACAACCG CTACCATCTGCAGGCCCTGCGGCACCTGGCGGTGCTGGCTGCAGAACCCCGGCTGCTGGTTCCTGTGGACGTGGACTCCTTGAAGCCTTGCTACGCCCTCCTCGAAGTCACTTATAAG GAGACCAAATGGTACGACGAGACAACAGTAGAACTAATGGCTCCCACCATGCTTCCTGAACTCCACCTGCTCAAACGG GTAAAAGTGAAGGGGCCACGATACTGGGAATTGTCTGTAGACCTCAGCAAAGAAACGCAGCATTTAAA GTCAATACTGTCCAGAGGTGGGGTGTTGTATGTAAAACTACGTGCTGGCCAGCTGCCCTACAAAGATGACCCTCACGGCTGGAAAAGCCTTCTGGCCACAACTGTCAACCACAGAAACTCCAGGGTCAGAGCCTTTAAG CCTGAAGCCATCTCTACTTTCACCTCTGAGCCTGCTCTCATATCCTTTGCTGAGTTCTTCTGTAAAACCTCTGAAGGAATGAAACAC AGAAAGGATACGCTTGTGCTGTTCTCAGCAATGCTGTATGAATGTGTGACACAGGAGTGTCCAGAGATGCTGCCCACATACATCGCTATTGAACAG GCGGTCGGTGCCCTGCGGCACAGGGAGCTGCTGCAGACCTTCCCCTTGTGGCAACTgcgtctggtggtggatttctGGAACAGCAGGATGCTGCGACCTCCCGGCAACCACCATGACACCCTGCTCACCTCCGAGTTTCTACCTGTCATGAAGAATGCAGTGGATGTGGCTTTGGACAACTGGCTTAAAG
- the anapc1 gene encoding anaphase-promoting complex subunit 1 isoform X1, whose amino-acid sequence MSEVVYEDTATMIAAGELQSFVPFGREHCRNHPNAFNLQLRELQPASELWASDGAAGLVGSLREVSLQEREREWWQLRKGCTAVKEGDVELEEELYAAGNVVVWSKGSRTQGSSVYKAFTVDSAVQQALWCDFAVPKNTDEEEIEHTVCIVQSTCVNVHTVTGKDFISPLPFQVSNVWATKFGLLLERKNANDISPGEALPTVFSMLHPLDEIAPVVCKPSGVFEGSCVQYVSDSTMNIVFTCCQPSIVVSYDTIQGIHSVWALRKVTNDERFTVLRCPTESAGTPLNLISSGILTSHLRHISRLDSPGGSGATGHGPGIGASCAVGSPLHYSALHSHQSRIMTSSPAAHSRVHSPSISNMAALSRAHSPGMAAPSFSGVARFNTSFHSPSPRGHRGLLSSPNSSVNETILVPEMEPIIPDLCMEKLWSETVTAGRHREMSSQASKVFLTSDLCENRYLCFLVESHQQLRCVKLMESYDMTQLIFATVTTISAKDAQPLQNIDAMLVLEACGSLVLYTGITRVSKVFVPGLLSPPFSLINHFPHRSTPVEHVSTPTNAGSRHIQRRDEDVMPSPVSESSGPNMKHHEASFLEDYTFQQATPYIHALRDPVCNRVTLELSSSTMLRISIPEIATSELVRKCLQAIRFILSKEAAMKVLVKWYNIYNAPGGPSAHAEWNLFVTCFMTLMGYNTERLAWMRHLHFEVPLSPVIAAKKARPSDRGSDEDWDYLLASQYHQQMNSQLVRSSPEPSGTNNMVTTGNEGLSSLSSPSSPTLKLDVSAPLFPHIPALFYVLHLLYQDLQLDELQRARASSLVCLLQQLARDLQLEEYVDLYWRDYPSLISCFTESCIIDEAMIGQMQRPSFLRSEPPCVFSWLSSCLRGKENPPFPYLPGICQRTRLLVLSYALYIIGDHNATSTDVSKYIVKVSSGHRLSIGELHFKRKSIVKVRFTNESLAEQLVDWLTSQGFTLKDLESVPFGVALPIREAIYRCREQPCSDWSEEVCLLIGRQDLTKQAHKMTVAKSKASVGSGLSLEPPATTEADEEEDGMSDIIQEVTGLIWSQDLRVQEVRRLLQSSRPVRVSVVQLPEVSDHEYIEEKENKLLQLCQRTMALPVGRGLFTLFSYHPVPTEPLPVPKLNLTGRAPPRNTMVDLNSGNIDVPPNMTSWPSFHNGVAAGLKIAPASQVDSAWIAYNKPKSPELANEYAGFLMALGLNGHLTKLATLNIHDYLTKGHEMTSIGLLLGVSSAKLGTMDMSITRLLSIHIPALLPPTSTELDVPHNVQVAAVIGIGLVYQGTGHRHNAEVLLSEIGRPPGPEMEYCTDRESYSLAAGLALGMVCLGHGSNLIGMTDLNVPEQLYQYMVGGHRRAQVGASRERHKSPSYQIKEGDTINVDVTCPGATLALAMIYLKTNNRSIADWLKPPDTWFLLDFIKPEFLLLRTLARCIIMWDEILPNTEWVKSNIPQIMRGNFDTSEDINMEAMAQAQDYITAGACMALGLRFAGSANSDAFDCLYEFAETFMKIISFAGTATVGAQTGYYNLHTSLSMILLAMSMVMSGTGNLKVLQLCRFLHKRTGAEMNYGFHMAHHMALGLLFLGGGRYTLSTSNSAIAALLCALYPHFPAHSTDNRYHLQALRHLAVLAAEPRLLVPVDVDSLKPCYALLEVTYKETKWYDETTVELMAPTMLPELHLLKRVKVKGPRYWELSVDLSKETQHLKSILSRGGVLYVKLRAGQLPYKDDPHGWKSLLATTVNHRNSRVRAFKPEAISTFTSEPALISFAEFFCKTSEGMKHRKDTLVLFSAMLYECVTQECPEMLPTYIAIEQAVGALRHRELLQTFPLWQLRLVVDFWNSRMLRPPGNHHDTLLTSEFLPVMKNAVDVALDNWLKDNNSVLRSYVRGEVLSKDAQSVMLACFLVYRSIPCLKKSHTQLEGCSSFGDVLSCSSQLDIPLRDVLRLVPVLLGSASGPETLPGFPLEALSS is encoded by the exons AAGGAAGGGCTGTACAGCGGTCAAAGAGGGCGATGTGGAGTTGGAAGAGGAGCTCTATGCAGCAGGAAACGTGGTTGTTTGGAGCAAAGGGAGTCGCACACAAGGCTCCAGTGTCTACAAGGCCTTCACCGTCGACAGTGCAGTGCAGCAG GCTTTATGGTGTGACTTCGCTGTTCCTAAAAACACTGATG AGGAAGAAATTGAGCACACAGTGTGCATTGTTCAGAGTACTTGTGTCAATGTTCATACCGTGACGGGGAAGGATTTCATCTCACCATTACCGTTTCAG GTCTCAAATGTCTGGGCGACCAAGTTTGGTCTATTGTTGGAACGAAAAAATGCGAATGACATCTCCCCTGG GGAAGCTCTGCCTACAGTGTTCAGCATGCTGCATCCTTTAGACGAGATTGCACCAGTTGTTTGCAAACCATCAG GTGTGTTTGAAGGCTCCTGTGTCCAGTACGTGTCTGACTCCACTATGAACATAGTTTTCACCTGCTGCCAGCCCTCTATAGTTGTATCTTACGACACTATACAGGGAATACACTCTGTCTGGGCTTTGCGGAAAGTAACGAATGAT GAGCGTTTCACAGTCCTAAGGTGTCCAACAGAATCAGCTGGGACACCACTGAATCTTATTTCTTCGGGCATTCTGACATCTCATTTGCGTCATATATCCCGCCTTGATTCCCCTGGTGGCAGTGGAGCAACTGGACACGGTCCTGGAATTGGAGCAAG TTGCGCTGTTGGCTCTCCTTTGCACTACAGCGCTCTTCACAGCCACCAGAGCAGGATCATGACATCCTCACCAGCGGCACACTCCCGAGTACATTCTCCAAGCATATCCAACATGGCTGCCCTAAG TCGTGCACACTCTCCGGGGATGGCAGCTCCATCCTTTTCTGGTGTGGCACGTTTCAACACATCTTTCCACAGCCCATCTCCCAGGGGCCACCGTGGCTTGCTATCGTCGCCTAACAGCAGTGTCAACGAGACGATTCTAGTGCCGGAGATGGAGCCCATCATACCCGACCTCTGCATGGAGAAGCTGTGGAGTGAGACGGTGACGGCTGGCCGTCACAG GGAGATGAGCAGTCAGGCATCTAAAGTATtcttgacctctgacctctgcgaGAACCGCTACCTCTGTTTCCTGGTGGAGTCGCATCAACAGCTCAG ATGTGTAAAGTTAATGGAGAGCTATGATATGACTCAGCTTATCTTCGCAACCGTCACAACCATTTCTGCCAAAGATGCACAGCCCCTACAG AATATAGATGCTATGTTGGTTCTGGAGGCCTGTGGCAGTCTGGTCCTTTATACAGGGATCACCAGG GTCAGTAAAGTGTTTGTTCCTGGTCTACTGTCGCCTCCCTTCAGCTTGATCAACCACTTCCCTCACCGCAGCACGCCGGTGGAACATGTTAGCACACCAACTAATGCTGGCAGCAGGCACATCCAAAGACGTGACGAG GATGTTATGCCTTCGCCGGTGTCGGAGAGTAGCGGCCCAAACATGAAACACCATGAAGCCTCATTTTTGGAAGATTACACCTTTCAACAAGCTACACCCTATATCCACGCTTTGAGGGACCCTGTTTGTAACCGTGTCACTCTG gaATTGAGCAGTAGCACAATGCTGAGGATCTCTATTCCTGAGATTGCTACTTCAGAACTGG TGAGGAAGTGTCTTCAGGCAATCCGATTCATCCTGTCAAAGGAAGCTGCCATGAAG GTTTTGGTTAAGTGGTACAACATCTACAATGCTCCTGGTGGTCCGAGTGCTCATGCAGAGTGGAACCTGTTTGTCACCTGTTTTATGACACTAATGGGCTACAACACCGAGCGTCTGGCTTGGATGCGACAT CTGCATTTTGAAGTGCCCCTTTCTCCAGTGATTGCAGCCAAGAAGGCTCGTCCCTCTGACAGAGGATCTGATGAG GACTGGGATTACTTGTTGGCATCTCAGTACCATCAGCAGATGAATTCCCAGCTAGTCCGCAGTTCTCCTGAACCCAGCGGCACCAATAATATGGTCACCACAGGAAATGAAGGCCTTTCCTCT CTGTCTTCTCCCTCAAGTCCAACTCTTAAGTTGGACGTTTCTGCCCCTCTGTTCCCTCATATTCCTGCCCTTTTCTATGTTCTCCATCTGCTTTATCAGGACCTGCAGCTGGATGAGCTGCAAAGAGCGAGAGCCTCCTCACTAGTGTGTCTGCTGCAACAGCTGGCcag AGACCTTCAGCTGGAAGAGTATGTTGATCTGTACTGGAGAGACTACCCTTCATTAATTAGTTGCTTTACTGAGAGCTGCATCATTGATGAGG CTATGATTGGTCAGATGCAGCGTCCATCTTTCTTGAGGTCTGAGCCTCCTTGTGTTTTCAGCTGGCTCAGTAGCTGCTTGAGAGGGAAGGAGAACCCACCTTTCCCCTACCTGCCTGGCATCTGTCAGAGGACCAGGCTGCTAGTTCTG AGTTATGCTCTCTACATCATCGGAGATCATAATGCCACTTCAACAGATGTATCAAAGTACATAGTCAAAGTCTCTTCAG GCCATAGGTTGTCCATCGGTGAACTGCACTTCAAAAG aaagAGCATTGTCAAAGTTAGGTTTACCAATGAGAGTTTGGCTGAGCAGCTGGTGGACTGGCTCACTTCACAGG GTTTCACCCTGAAGGACTTGGAGTCCGTCCCCTTTGGCGTGGCTCTGCCCATCAGAGAGGCCATCTATAGATGTCGTGAGCAGCCGTGTTCTGACTGGTCAGAGGAAGTCTGTCTGCTGATTGGAAGACAGGACCTAACCAAACAAGCACACAAGATGACCGTAGCCAAGAGCAAAGCT TCTGTAGGTTCAGGACTGTCCTTGGAGCCTCCTGCAACCACAGAAGctgatgaggaggaagatgggATGTCGGACATAATTCAAGAA GTCACAGGACTGATCTGGAGTCAAGATCTTCGCGTGCAGGAGGTCAGGAGGCTACTGCAGAGCTCCAGGCCTGTCCGGGTCAGTGTTGTCCAGCTACCGGAGGTTTCTGACCATGAGTACATAGAAGAGAAGGAGAACAA ACTCCTGCAGTTGTGTCAGAGGACAATGGCTCTTCCAGTTGGCAGAGGCCTGTTCACGCTCTTCTCCTATCACCCTGTACCAACTGAACCTTTACCTGTACCGAAGCTCAATCTTACAG GTCGTGCACCCCCCAGGAATACTATGGTAGATCTCAACAGTGGGAACATCGATGTTCCTCCCAACATGACCAGCTGGCCAAGCTTCCATAACGGAGTAGCGGCCGGACTCAAAATAGCACCTGCTTCACAG GTGGACTCAGCCTGGATTGCCTACAACAAGCCAAAGAGCCCTGAGCTGGCAAACGAGTATGCAGGGTTCCTTATGGCGCTCGGGCTCAACGGACACCTCACCAAGCTGGCTACGCTCAACATACACGACTACCTCACTAAG GGCCATGAGATGACCAGCATCGGGCTTCTACTGGGTGTGTCTTCAGCCAAACTGGGCACGATGGACATGTCAATCACCCGCCTACTCAGTATACACATCCCTGCCCTTCTCCCGCCCACCTCCACTGAGCTGGATGTGCCGCACAATGTTCAG GTTGCTGCTGTTATTGGGATTGGGCTGGTGTACCAGGGAACAGGACACAGACACAACGCTGAAGTCTTGCTGTCTGAAATAG GTCGGCCTCCTGGTCCAGAGATGGAGTACTGCACCGACCGAGAGTCTTATTCACTTGCTGCTGGACTCGCCCTGGGCATGGTCTGCCTTGGG CACGGCAGCAACCTGATTGGAATGACGGACCTGAATGTGCCTGAGCAGCTGTACCAGTACATGGTCGGCGGCCACCGCAGAGCTCAGGTCGGGGCCAGCCGGGAGAGACACAAGTCGCCCTCCTACCAGATCAAG GAGGGGGACACAATAAATGTGGACGTGACGTGTCCAGGGGCCACGCTGGCCCTCGCCATGATCTACCTCAAGACCAACAACAG GTCGAttgctgattggctgaaaccTCCAGACACGTGGTTCCTGCTGGACTTCATTAAGCCAGAGTTTCTGCTGCTGAGG ACTCTTGCTCGGTGTATTATTATGTGGGATGAAATCCTCCCTAATACTGAGTGGGTCAAGAGTAACATACCCCAG ATCATGAGGGGTAATTTTGACACGTCAGAAGACATTAACATGGAGGCAATGGC CCAAGCCCAAGATTACATTACAGCCGGAGCCTGTATGGCGTTAGGCTTGCGCTTTGCCGGCTCTGCCAATTCTGATGCCTTCGACTGCCTCTACGAGTTTGCCGAGACTTTCATGAAGATCATTTCTTTTGCTGGTACAGCTACTGTGGGTGct CAGACAGGTTATTACAACCTCCATACCAGTTTGTCGATGATTCTGCTGGCTATGTCCATGGTGATGTCAGGGACGGGGAATCTAAAAGTCCTGCAGCTCTGCCGCTTCCTCCACAAGCGAACCGGGGCTGAGATGAACTATGGCTTCCACATGGCTCATCACATGGCACTCGGTCTGCTCTTTCTGGGTGGGGGCAG GTACACCCTCAGCACCTCCAATTCAGCCATTGCTGCTCTGCTATGTGCCTTGTATCCACACTTCCCTGCTCACAGCACTGACAACCG CTACCATCTGCAGGCCCTGCGGCACCTGGCGGTGCTGGCTGCAGAACCCCGGCTGCTGGTTCCTGTGGACGTGGACTCCTTGAAGCCTTGCTACGCCCTCCTCGAAGTCACTTATAAG GAGACCAAATGGTACGACGAGACAACAGTAGAACTAATGGCTCCCACCATGCTTCCTGAACTCCACCTGCTCAAACGG GTAAAAGTGAAGGGGCCACGATACTGGGAATTGTCTGTAGACCTCAGCAAAGAAACGCAGCATTTAAA GTCAATACTGTCCAGAGGTGGGGTGTTGTATGTAAAACTACGTGCTGGCCAGCTGCCCTACAAAGATGACCCTCACGGCTGGAAAAGCCTTCTGGCCACAACTGTCAACCACAGAAACTCCAGGGTCAGAGCCTTTAAG CCTGAAGCCATCTCTACTTTCACCTCTGAGCCTGCTCTCATATCCTTTGCTGAGTTCTTCTGTAAAACCTCTGAAGGAATGAAACAC AGAAAGGATACGCTTGTGCTGTTCTCAGCAATGCTGTATGAATGTGTGACACAGGAGTGTCCAGAGATGCTGCCCACATACATCGCTATTGAACAG GCGGTCGGTGCCCTGCGGCACAGGGAGCTGCTGCAGACCTTCCCCTTGTGGCAACTgcgtctggtggtggatttctGGAACAGCAGGATGCTGCGACCTCCCGGCAACCACCATGACACCCTGCTCACCTCCGAGTTTCTACCTGTCATGAAGAATGCAGTGGATGTGGCTTTGGACAACTGGCTTAAAG